Proteins found in one Clostridium kluyveri DSM 555 genomic segment:
- a CDS encoding nucleoside recognition domain-containing protein has translation MINIIWFFILAFGIIFGIVCGRGAEISKSIIASSDSTVKLIINLVGIMCLWCGIMKIAEKSGLTYKIAKLMKPILKLLFKKAAKDEKAMGAIVMNITANMMGLSNAATPFGIKAMKELSRLNNEKEEASDDMVLFLVLNAACIQFLPTTVISIRAAMGSKNPAETIIPAVITTTIAAIVGVICCKIMDKYF, from the coding sequence ATGATTAATATTATATGGTTTTTTATTTTGGCTTTTGGAATAATATTTGGAATTGTCTGTGGCAGAGGCGCGGAAATATCTAAATCTATTATAGCTTCTTCAGATTCAACAGTGAAGCTTATAATAAATCTTGTGGGAATAATGTGTTTGTGGTGTGGAATAATGAAAATAGCAGAAAAGAGTGGGCTTACATATAAAATAGCCAAGCTTATGAAACCAATATTAAAACTATTGTTTAAAAAAGCTGCTAAAGATGAAAAAGCCATGGGAGCAATAGTTATGAATATCACTGCTAATATGATGGGGCTATCAAATGCAGCCACTCCTTTTGGAATAAAAGCCATGAAAGAATTAAGTCGTTTAAATAATGAAAAAGAAGAAGCCAGTGATGATATGGTGCTTTTTCTGGTATTAAATGCAGCATGTATACAATTTCTACCTACCACAGTTATTTCCATTAGAGCCGCCATGGGTTCGAAAAATCCTGCAGAAACAATAATACCGGCTGTGATTACCACTACTATAGCGGCAATAGTTGGAGTAATATGCTGTAAAATAATGGATAAATATTTTTGA